The proteins below are encoded in one region of Aequorivita iocasae:
- a CDS encoding pirin family protein codes for MSNLNTIIPERTANIGNFMVGRLLPFREKRMVGPFAFIDHMGPVEMDENENLDVPPHPHIGLSTLTYLFEGSIMHRDSLGSAVEITPGAVNWMTAGKGVVHSERTPENLRKSKKRLHGLQIWVALPKHLEAMEPTLHHTNKQDIPHLEMDGVSIKVIAGEVLGKKSPVPVHSKLYFIEVKSGKKRKVRLGDYLFGESGLYILEGNIFSEGNCYDPKQILVANDSKLCEFEIGENTTVYIFGGEPFPEERHIHWNFVATDKSIIEKAREDWKAQLFPKVSGETEFVPLPD; via the coding sequence ATGTCTAACCTAAATACAATAATTCCGGAACGCACCGCCAATATTGGTAATTTTATGGTGGGTCGCTTACTCCCATTCCGCGAAAAACGAATGGTTGGTCCTTTTGCATTTATAGATCATATGGGGCCAGTGGAGATGGATGAAAATGAAAATCTGGATGTCCCCCCCCATCCTCATATTGGGCTCTCCACGCTTACCTACCTTTTTGAAGGAAGTATTATGCACCGCGATAGTTTAGGTTCCGCTGTTGAAATTACTCCCGGTGCCGTAAATTGGATGACCGCCGGTAAAGGCGTAGTACACTCCGAAAGAACTCCTGAAAATCTTCGCAAAAGCAAAAAAAGATTACACGGTTTGCAGATATGGGTAGCGCTACCAAAGCATTTGGAAGCTATGGAACCTACATTACACCACACAAATAAACAGGATATTCCGCATTTGGAAATGGACGGAGTTTCAATTAAAGTGATTGCTGGAGAGGTTTTAGGTAAAAAATCACCTGTCCCGGTTCATAGTAAATTGTATTTTATTGAAGTGAAAAGCGGTAAAAAACGTAAAGTGCGTCTTGGCGATTATCTTTTTGGGGAAAGCGGCCTTTACATTTTGGAAGGAAATATTTTTAGTGAAGGAAACTGTTACGATCCCAAACAAATTCTTGTAGCCAATGACAGTAAGCTATGCGAGTTTGAAATTGGCGAGAACACTACAGTTTACATTTTTGGTGGCGAACCTTTTCCCGAAGAACGTCACATTCACTGGAATTTTGTTGCAACAGATAAATCTATTATAGAAAAAGCACGCGAAGACTGGAAGGCACAACTATTTCCAAAAGTATCCGGTGAGACTGAATTTGTGCCGCTACCTGATTAA
- a CDS encoding universal stress protein gives MKRVLITLDYNPNSEKVVNKGKELAQLMNAEICLLHVLADVRYYGMQYEPFMGYEGYAFPVDFRIQEEFVKVAQDYLDKTATHIGKENITTHLAEGDTAKRILEYAEEWRVDVIVMGTHSHGTLEKIFLGTVASSVLEHTKIPVYMVPTGK, from the coding sequence ATGAAGAGAGTACTTATAACATTGGACTATAATCCCAATTCTGAAAAAGTTGTAAATAAAGGAAAAGAACTTGCACAATTAATGAATGCTGAAATCTGCCTCTTACACGTGCTTGCCGATGTACGCTATTACGGAATGCAATATGAACCTTTTATGGGCTATGAAGGCTATGCGTTTCCGGTTGATTTCAGAATTCAGGAAGAATTCGTGAAAGTGGCACAGGATTATCTTGATAAAACAGCAACACATATAGGCAAAGAAAATATTACAACACACCTAGCCGAAGGTGATACTGCAAAAAGAATTTTGGAGTATGCCGAAGAATGGAGGGTAGATGTAATCGTTATGGGAACCCATAGCCATGGAACATTGGAAAAAATATTCCTCGGTACCGTAGCATCCAGTGTTTTGGAGCATACAAAAATCCCAGTTTACATGGTACCGACCGGAAAGTAA
- a CDS encoding ExbD/TolR family protein, giving the protein MRNSTSPSVNAGSMADIAFLLLIFFLVTSMIPNDKGIASNLPLACPPGAECNVPIKKNNLFTINVNEKGEIMANGELTIVEGLKEKLKTFIDNNGDTSCDHCKGEKLAEASDNPKKASISLSIHRDVPYQSFISIQDEIAKAYFELRESYVTEILKKDIDKISDEELKKVQEAYPFRIIELSQ; this is encoded by the coding sequence ATGAGAAATTCCACATCACCTTCCGTAAATGCCGGTAGTATGGCCGACATTGCCTTTTTACTTTTAATTTTCTTCTTGGTAACATCAATGATTCCAAACGATAAAGGGATTGCGAGCAATCTTCCGCTAGCATGCCCACCTGGTGCCGAGTGTAATGTGCCAATCAAGAAAAATAACCTTTTCACAATAAATGTAAATGAGAAGGGAGAGATAATGGCCAATGGAGAATTGACAATTGTGGAAGGTTTAAAGGAGAAATTAAAAACCTTTATAGATAATAATGGCGATACCTCTTGTGATCATTGCAAAGGTGAAAAACTTGCCGAAGCATCTGACAATCCTAAAAAAGCTTCTATTTCCTTATCAATCCATCGCGACGTCCCTTACCAAAGTTTTATTTCAATTCAGGATGAAATCGCCAAGGCTTATTTTGAATTGAGAGAATCCTATGTGACTGAAATTTTAAAAAAGGATATAGATAAAATCAGCGATGAAGAATTAAAAAAAGTACAGGAAGCTTACCCTTTCCGGATTATCGAGCTTTCCCAGTAA
- a CDS encoding pirin family protein, with product MKTRKLERVLTPPPPHMVGDGFRVHQYIPGGLGAGFERMDPFIMMDYNSKFYFSPTDKPRGVDVHPHRGFETVTIAYKGSVAHHDSAGNSGVIAEGDVQWMTAASGILHKEYHEKNFSKAGGDFQMVQLWINLPAKYKMTAPKYQGLTNAEMKKVQLPNNAGIVEVIAGEFNGEKGPAFTFTPVHMLNAKLNKNGNATFSFPETFNTVILVVEGNIKVNNSEEIKTDGLGLFKNEGDTFTIEALDNAVVLVLSGQPINEPIAAQGPFVMNTRAELIQAISDFNMGKFGYLE from the coding sequence ATGAAAACACGAAAATTAGAACGCGTATTAACTCCACCTCCCCCACATATGGTTGGCGATGGGTTTAGGGTTCACCAATATATTCCTGGAGGTCTGGGGGCAGGTTTTGAAAGAATGGATCCGTTTATAATGATGGATTACAACAGCAAGTTTTATTTTTCACCTACTGATAAACCTCGTGGTGTAGATGTGCACCCACATCGCGGATTTGAAACCGTAACCATTGCCTACAAAGGAAGTGTTGCGCACCACGATAGCGCTGGAAATAGCGGGGTAATAGCAGAAGGAGATGTACAATGGATGACGGCTGCCTCGGGGATACTACACAAAGAATATCACGAAAAGAATTTCAGCAAAGCTGGCGGTGATTTTCAAATGGTGCAGTTATGGATAAACCTTCCTGCTAAGTACAAAATGACCGCTCCAAAATACCAAGGACTCACAAATGCAGAAATGAAAAAGGTACAACTTCCCAATAATGCAGGAATTGTAGAAGTAATAGCCGGAGAATTTAATGGTGAAAAAGGGCCAGCCTTTACTTTTACACCCGTGCATATGCTAAATGCAAAGTTGAACAAAAACGGAAATGCAACCTTTAGCTTTCCCGAAACCTTTAACACTGTAATTTTAGTGGTGGAAGGGAATATAAAAGTGAACAATTCAGAAGAAATAAAGACTGACGGCTTGGGCCTTTTTAAAAATGAGGGTGATACTTTTACCATTGAAGCTCTGGATAATGCAGTAGTCTTAGTGCTTAGCGGCCAACCAATAAACGAGCCAATAGCCGCACAAGGCCCATTTGTAATGAATACCCGCGCAGAGCTTATTCAAGCAATCAGTGATTTCAATATGGGAAAATTTGGATATTTGGAATAA
- a CDS encoding DUF1456 family protein, translating into MALSNNNIMKKLRVAHKLRDEDIVKICSLVDFAVTKSELGAIFRNENHPKYMECGDQFLRNFLNGLVIHLRGPMPKKKKPSKPKPSLNRGKEKS; encoded by the coding sequence ATGGCACTTTCAAACAACAATATAATGAAAAAACTACGCGTAGCCCACAAACTGCGAGATGAGGATATTGTAAAAATATGCTCGTTGGTTGATTTTGCTGTAACCAAAAGTGAATTGGGCGCCATTTTCAGAAATGAGAACCATCCTAAATATATGGAATGTGGCGATCAGTTTCTTCGGAATTTTTTAAATGGGTTGGTAATTCACTTAAGAGGCCCAATGCCCAAAAAGAAAAAACCTTCTAAACCAAAACCCAGCTTGAATAGGGGAAAAGAAAAAAGCTGA
- a CDS encoding Crp/Fnr family transcriptional regulator produces MTNEKNNTALTPFNNYLLKISGMTNEEVVRLSSELKRQTFQKGELLLKKGAVCKHSFFVEKGLVRSYMLDESGKEHVIQFAPENWFIVDRSSVYFNDASESYIEAIEDTEVVLIGEDFICKANETSQVFRRFNDKLLHNHIRHMQKRINLLLGATAEVRYLSFIEMYPDLLLRVPQWMIASYLGITPESLSRVRKELAHKNFKPN; encoded by the coding sequence ATGACGAATGAAAAAAACAATACAGCACTGACGCCCTTCAATAATTATTTATTAAAAATTTCGGGGATGACGAATGAGGAAGTGGTGCGTTTATCTTCAGAATTGAAAAGGCAAACATTTCAAAAAGGGGAGTTGCTACTAAAGAAAGGTGCGGTTTGCAAACACTCCTTTTTTGTTGAAAAAGGTTTGGTGCGCTCCTATATGCTTGATGAATCTGGGAAGGAGCACGTAATTCAATTTGCTCCTGAAAATTGGTTTATTGTAGATAGAAGCAGTGTGTATTTTAACGATGCCTCGGAAAGTTATATTGAAGCCATAGAAGATACAGAAGTTGTTTTAATAGGAGAGGATTTTATTTGTAAGGCAAATGAAACCAGCCAGGTATTCAGAAGGTTCAATGATAAATTATTGCACAACCACATTCGGCATATGCAAAAAAGAATCAATTTGTTACTGGGTGCAACGGCAGAAGTTCGCTATTTAAGTTTTATTGAAATGTATCCCGATTTATTGTTGCGAGTGCCACAGTGGATGATAGCTTCTTATTTGGGAATCACCCCTGAAAGTTTGAGCCGCGTTCGGAAAGAGCTGGCACACAAAAATTTTAAACCAAATTAA
- a CDS encoding MFS transporter, with translation MKKTDPYAALRFREFNIFLLVRFAMVFAWTMQFVVIEWEVYSLTKNPLSLGIIGLMEVIPAVSMALFAGHVVDQSEKRGLLIKCIFGFSVVSLGLFLLTWPRIVSDLSTNVVLYLVYALVFIGGIVRAFLGPTIFSLFSLLVPKKIYPNAATWSSSVWQMGAVVGPAAGGFFIHWIGVHWSMCFVFAFSLMALLLLLQIPKKPILNPNIGEPIMKSLKEGIKFVRNTRVILGALTLDMFAVLFGGAVALLPIYAQDILKVGPEGFGILRAAPAVGALLIMFTSAHFPLNKNAGMKLLAAIFGFGICIIVFGLSTWFWVSVIALFLSGVTDGISMIIRQTILQLRTPDAMRGRVASVNSMFVGSSNELGAFESGLTAKLMGTVTAVVFGGGMTILTVLGTGFFFPKLRKLDLRKDLEEHEKQQ, from the coding sequence ATGAAGAAAACTGATCCCTACGCCGCTCTACGATTTCGGGAATTTAATATTTTTCTTTTGGTTCGCTTCGCAATGGTGTTTGCTTGGACCATGCAGTTTGTAGTTATTGAATGGGAGGTATACAGTTTGACCAAAAATCCGCTTTCCCTAGGTATTATTGGTTTAATGGAAGTGATTCCCGCTGTTTCCATGGCGCTTTTTGCGGGGCATGTGGTGGACCAAAGTGAAAAACGAGGGTTGCTTATAAAATGTATTTTTGGTTTTTCTGTGGTAAGTCTTGGTTTATTTTTATTGACATGGCCTCGAATTGTTTCCGATCTTTCAACTAATGTGGTTCTTTATTTAGTGTACGCATTGGTTTTTATCGGTGGTATTGTTCGTGCCTTTCTTGGGCCTACTATATTTTCACTTTTTTCGTTATTAGTTCCTAAAAAAATATATCCCAATGCCGCTACTTGGAGTAGTTCCGTTTGGCAGATGGGCGCAGTTGTAGGTCCCGCTGCCGGAGGATTTTTTATACATTGGATTGGTGTGCATTGGTCTATGTGCTTTGTTTTTGCATTTTCATTGATGGCTTTATTGCTGTTACTTCAAATTCCGAAGAAACCGATTTTAAACCCAAACATTGGTGAGCCTATTATGAAAAGCTTGAAAGAGGGGATTAAATTTGTTAGAAACACACGAGTGATATTAGGTGCCTTAACTTTAGACATGTTTGCGGTTTTGTTTGGTGGTGCCGTCGCGCTACTCCCCATTTATGCTCAGGATATTTTAAAAGTGGGTCCGGAAGGTTTTGGTATTTTGCGTGCTGCTCCCGCTGTGGGCGCATTGCTTATTATGTTTACATCAGCACATTTTCCCCTAAATAAAAATGCGGGCATGAAATTGCTTGCAGCAATATTCGGTTTCGGTATCTGTATAATTGTATTTGGGCTTTCCACGTGGTTTTGGGTTTCGGTAATTGCACTTTTCTTAAGTGGCGTGACTGATGGAATCTCAATGATTATAAGACAAACCATCCTTCAATTGCGCACTCCCGATGCCATGCGTGGGCGAGTGGCTTCCGTAAATTCTATGTTTGTAGGTTCTTCCAATGAATTGGGTGCTTTTGAAAGCGGACTTACCGCCAAATTGATGGGAACCGTTACCGCAGTGGTTTTTGGCGGTGGAATGACAATATTGACTGTACTAGGTACTGGATTTTTCTTTCCAAAACTGAGAAAACTTGATTTGAGGAAGGATTTGGAAGAACATGAAAAACAGCAATAA
- a CDS encoding translocation/assembly module TamB domain-containing protein: MEEKKKKKKKSKIDYRFLRILGRIFAVLIILFILLILFIRSPWGQNIIVQEAVEYVSGKTNTNVEIDRLFITFGGNIVLEGLYLEDKKGDTLIYSKSLEADVPLLPIIRGNGIGVNYLDWDGVRAHIVRKDSVSGYNFQFLIDAFAPADTTTVASDTTSAAMDIVLAEILLTDFDVTFTDAVLGIDSKFKVGALALQIEKNDFEKMDFRASEGSLSNTRINYIQSPIPSTGEDPPLPYLAIDELKLKNVFIDYQSYGDRIAANLEISTMYLELEKADLPHNAIAIGAFNLKNSIITVRTDTNGIAKNAEAEADDVSENTQEFEWPDFKVDIAAIDFEGNNISYFVGNNQVKQDAFNPNAIELKNLNLQAKEVFLKEKKAGMQLEELAFEEGSGYYLKELSLQFEATDNFIEINNLNLALNDNKVKGNLHFDYPSLQALMEAPEQSKMALNIPSFQINLKDIFKFQPDLKKNEYLATLSKKYLSGEVVASGYLSSMQIPNMNLRWGNSTRISANGFIQNMTKPDNLKFDIPRFSALTKRADLIKFINEKELGVNLPQNISLSGSAEGNLEDIYAKAQLKTSQGIVIIDGHFKNDGQIVFDADVQIEEYQLNELLQNDQLGAISLNLKTEGSGSTLNTLDATLGATVSNFSFNNYAITDLKLNGKIKNGEGEIISNYKDENLNLDLKADVVLDPVSPKASAHLNVIGANLQALGLMTRDVRTAFKLDADFEGNEDGFDVISTVGDGVVVYDNRSYLVGEILATAHVRSDTTSIWLDNKMIELSLESNTDPETFSRSVQRHISSYFSKQVKFADTLHSPVKLDIKGKIVEAPVLNEVFLVNVKDLDTIKIDVAFDEAARKLKADITAPHINYGGNELDSLAFRMDTDTDKFVFDLGFKSLKGGPLDIPKTKVTGSQQNGELNLTFNSVYNDSTLINIQSQITGTSDRLRFHVLPDDIILDKNLWQTPTDNEVIYTNNTLEFNNFRFSQNNSVVELSNNLPGVAKQHAAITFENFKLSEILNYLNPAEELAKGSLNGNLAIVEPFGNAGMLADISVEKLNLLDVDLGILTVDAKSKGGNSYDFDLALKEGEVDLDLTGDYVATQTDAKLNLDLDINEFKMSALEGFTMGEVKNTDSSFSGKFEVAGTTLSPEYNGSLNFKNADFTITKLNAPFTFPNEILRINNDGLAMDNFTVLDENGNELVMSGNVGTEKLLNPTFDVKLNAENFQVLNATKDDNDFIYGKASFDADATLTGDLQIPKLNAQISVNDETDVTYVLPSSAVAIEERDGVVIFVNRENPDAILTKNLEKTATVSGIDVNALLRIGKAAKITIIIDKETGDNFEVFGDGEFDFNMNPNGRMTLSGVYDIEGGHYEMNLYSLVNRRFELSPESRVTWSGDPFDAKLDVKAIYTVKASASPLMAPVTSGADPSVKNKFKQVLPFNVYLNIEGQLTQPVIGFDINMLEDEQGAIGGQVYGRLQQLNTQQDELNRQVFSLLVLGRFYPEPGSDGSSGGFATVARDNLNDAISDQLNVFSDKLLGSTGVELDFGLDSYTDYQGEIAEQRTQLDIAAQKKLFNDRLIVRVGSAVDIQGSGSTNEPAPLIGNVTLEYLLTENGRYRLKGFRKNEFENIVDGQTIVSGIALIFTQEFNKFDEFWQALLRGETKKEKARRKEAEEQKKKEAAENKQKDKDSSQNPEESTRVENK; this comes from the coding sequence TTGGAAGAGAAAAAGAAAAAAAAGAAAAAATCAAAGATAGATTACCGGTTTTTAAGAATCCTCGGTAGAATTTTTGCAGTTTTAATTATCCTTTTTATACTTCTTATCCTTTTTATTCGAAGTCCGTGGGGACAAAACATAATTGTTCAGGAAGCCGTTGAATATGTTTCTGGCAAAACAAATACAAACGTTGAAATTGACAGACTCTTCATCACTTTTGGCGGAAATATTGTACTGGAGGGGCTTTATCTTGAAGACAAAAAAGGGGACACTTTAATTTATTCAAAATCATTGGAAGCAGATGTGCCCTTGCTGCCCATTATCCGTGGGAATGGTATTGGAGTGAATTATCTGGATTGGGATGGGGTGCGCGCCCATATTGTTAGAAAAGATTCCGTGAGTGGATATAACTTCCAGTTTCTTATTGATGCATTTGCTCCCGCCGATACCACCACAGTGGCCAGTGATACCACATCGGCGGCAATGGATATTGTTTTAGCGGAAATTCTTCTGACAGATTTTGACGTAACTTTTACCGATGCAGTACTTGGAATAGACAGCAAGTTTAAGGTTGGTGCACTAGCGTTGCAAATAGAAAAAAACGATTTTGAAAAGATGGATTTTCGTGCTTCGGAAGGATCGCTTTCCAATACCCGGATAAATTACATTCAGTCCCCAATACCTTCCACCGGTGAAGATCCTCCTTTGCCGTATTTAGCCATTGATGAATTGAAGCTTAAGAATGTATTTATAGATTATCAATCGTATGGCGATAGAATAGCCGCAAATCTGGAAATCTCTACCATGTATCTTGAATTGGAAAAAGCCGATTTGCCCCATAACGCTATCGCGATTGGAGCTTTCAATTTAAAAAATTCGATAATTACCGTACGTACAGATACAAACGGCATTGCTAAAAATGCAGAAGCGGAAGCGGACGATGTTTCGGAAAACACTCAAGAATTTGAATGGCCAGATTTCAAAGTCGATATCGCAGCAATTGATTTTGAAGGTAACAACATCAGTTATTTTGTTGGCAACAATCAAGTAAAACAGGATGCTTTCAATCCAAATGCTATAGAATTGAAAAACCTGAATCTGCAGGCAAAAGAGGTTTTCCTTAAAGAGAAAAAAGCTGGAATGCAGCTGGAGGAACTTGCTTTTGAAGAAGGCTCAGGTTATTACCTAAAAGAGCTTTCACTGCAATTTGAGGCAACAGACAACTTTATTGAAATAAATAATTTAAATCTTGCCCTGAACGACAATAAAGTGAAGGGAAACTTGCACTTTGATTATCCTTCACTTCAAGCTTTAATGGAAGCGCCGGAGCAATCTAAAATGGCGTTGAACATTCCATCATTTCAGATAAACTTAAAAGATATCTTCAAATTTCAACCCGATCTTAAAAAGAATGAATATTTAGCTACACTCAGCAAAAAGTATCTTTCGGGAGAGGTTGTAGCCTCGGGTTATCTTTCTTCAATGCAGATTCCAAATATGAATCTCCGCTGGGGAAATAGTACCAGAATTTCTGCCAACGGTTTTATTCAAAATATGACGAAACCCGACAATCTGAAATTTGATATTCCTAGATTTTCCGCCCTAACCAAGCGTGCCGATCTTATTAAATTTATTAATGAAAAAGAGCTTGGGGTAAATCTTCCGCAGAATATTTCGCTGAGTGGAAGCGCAGAGGGAAATCTAGAGGATATATATGCAAAAGCACAATTAAAAACTTCTCAAGGAATTGTAATTATTGATGGACATTTCAAAAATGATGGGCAAATTGTTTTTGATGCAGATGTGCAAATTGAGGAATACCAGCTTAACGAATTACTTCAAAATGATCAGTTGGGAGCAATAAGCCTCAATTTAAAAACAGAGGGTTCGGGTAGTACACTAAATACTTTGGATGCCACTTTGGGTGCCACTGTTAGTAATTTTAGTTTCAATAATTATGCAATAACAGACTTAAAGTTAAATGGGAAAATTAAAAATGGAGAAGGGGAAATAATATCAAATTACAAAGATGAAAATCTGAATTTAGATTTAAAGGCAGATGTTGTACTGGATCCGGTCTCTCCAAAGGCAAGTGCACATTTAAACGTTATTGGTGCTAATCTACAGGCGCTTGGTTTGATGACTCGCGATGTAAGAACGGCTTTTAAACTGGATGCCGATTTTGAAGGAAATGAAGATGGTTTTGATGTAATTTCAACGGTGGGTGATGGGGTAGTGGTGTACGACAACAGAAGTTATTTGGTGGGTGAAATTTTGGCTACGGCTCATGTGCGCAGTGACACTACTTCCATTTGGCTCGATAACAAAATGATAGAATTAAGTCTGGAAAGCAATACAGACCCCGAAACTTTTAGCCGTTCGGTTCAACGGCATATTTCCAGCTATTTTTCTAAGCAGGTAAAATTTGCTGATACCCTACACAGTCCCGTAAAACTTGATATAAAGGGAAAGATAGTAGAAGCGCCGGTTTTAAATGAAGTTTTCCTGGTAAACGTTAAAGACTTGGATACCATTAAAATTGACGTGGCCTTTGATGAAGCTGCCCGAAAATTAAAGGCAGATATTACTGCCCCACATATAAATTATGGAGGAAACGAATTGGACAGTCTAGCTTTCAGAATGGATACCGATACCGATAAATTTGTTTTCGATTTAGGTTTTAAGAGTCTCAAAGGCGGCCCATTGGATATTCCCAAGACAAAAGTTACAGGCAGTCAACAAAATGGAGAACTTAACCTCACGTTTAATTCAGTTTATAACGATAGTACTTTGATAAATATACAGTCGCAAATTACTGGAACTTCGGATAGGCTTCGTTTTCATGTATTACCAGATGATATAATTTTGGATAAAAATCTCTGGCAAACGCCCACAGATAATGAAGTTATCTACACCAATAATACTTTGGAGTTTAATAATTTTCGGTTTAGTCAAAATAATTCTGTTGTTGAATTATCCAACAACCTGCCGGGAGTTGCGAAACAGCACGCTGCCATTACTTTTGAAAATTTCAAATTAAGTGAAATTCTAAATTATTTAAATCCCGCTGAAGAGCTTGCAAAAGGAAGCTTGAACGGAAATCTTGCCATTGTTGAACCCTTTGGAAATGCAGGAATGTTGGCAGATATTTCAGTTGAGAAATTAAATCTTCTGGACGTAGATCTGGGAATTTTGACAGTAGACGCTAAATCAAAAGGGGGAAATAGTTACGATTTTGATTTAGCGCTCAAGGAAGGTGAAGTAGATCTAGACCTTACCGGAGATTATGTTGCAACACAAACCGATGCAAAATTAAATTTGGATTTGGATATAAATGAATTCAAAATGAGTGCTCTGGAAGGATTTACCATGGGAGAGGTAAAAAATACCGATAGTAGTTTTTCGGGTAAATTTGAAGTTGCAGGAACAACCCTTTCCCCTGAATATAATGGAAGCCTTAATTTTAAAAATGCCGATTTTACCATTACAAAGCTGAATGCGCCATTTACCTTTCCCAATGAAATTCTTCGTATAAACAATGATGGTCTGGCAATGGACAATTTTACGGTTCTTGACGAAAATGGCAATGAGCTGGTTATGAGCGGAAATGTGGGTACTGAAAAACTTTTGAACCCAACGTTTGATGTAAAATTGAATGCAGAAAATTTCCAAGTACTTAATGCAACCAAAGATGATAATGATTTCATATATGGAAAAGCCTCTTTTGATGCTGACGCGACATTAACGGGAGATCTTCAAATTCCCAAACTGAATGCACAGATTTCAGTAAATGATGAAACCGACGTTACCTATGTTTTACCCTCTTCTGCAGTTGCCATAGAGGAAAGAGATGGCGTAGTTATTTTTGTTAATCGCGAAAATCCAGATGCTATTTTAACCAAAAATTTAGAAAAAACTGCTACCGTTAGTGGCATAGATGTAAATGCACTTTTAAGAATTGGCAAAGCAGCAAAGATCACCATCATCATTGATAAAGAGACTGGTGATAATTTTGAGGTTTTCGGTGATGGTGAATTCGATTTCAATATGAATCCGAACGGAAGGATGACTTTAAGCGGTGTGTATGACATTGAAGGTGGACATTATGAGATGAATTTATACAGTTTGGTAAATCGAAGATTTGAGCTTTCACCAGAAAGCAGGGTAACCTGGTCCGGAGATCCTTTTGACGCAAAGCTTGATGTTAAAGCAATATATACAGTAAAAGCTTCCGCCTCACCTTTAATGGCGCCAGTAACCTCAGGAGCAGATCCCAGTGTTAAAAATAAATTCAAACAAGTTTTGCCATTCAACGTTTATTTAAATATTGAAGGTCAACTTACACAACCCGTTATAGGTTTTGACATTAATATGCTTGAAGATGAGCAAGGTGCAATAGGGGGGCAGGTTTATGGCAGACTGCAACAATTAAACACACAGCAGGACGAACTTAATAGGCAGGTATTTTCCCTTTTGGTACTTGGCAGGTTTTATCCAGAGCCAGGTAGTGACGGCAGTAGCGGCGGTTTTGCAACCGTTGCCCGAGATAATTTAAACGATGCCATTTCAGACCAATTAAATGTATTTTCAGATAAATTATTGGGCAGTACCGGCGTGGAACTGGATTTCGGTTTGGATAGTTATACCGATTACCAAGGAGAAATTGCT
- a CDS encoding YqaA family protein produces MNTVKKTETNKLRRTHLYYKYTGFYSFVGQSLKKAIVPILLVVAALIVVDLYVIDFSNLFTYITETYAPINILLVFLASESLLGLVPPEIFIAWSDKMPQPLLYLTLLAALSYIGGIISYFIGKWVFTIPRVYDYMEGKMKKHLKHIRKWGGFLIVVGALLPIPFSMTSMAAGMIHYKFRNYLLFGLLRFVRFYLYAIAIFSLV; encoded by the coding sequence ATGAACACCGTAAAAAAAACTGAAACAAATAAATTAAGGCGTACCCATCTTTATTATAAATACACTGGCTTTTATTCTTTTGTAGGGCAAAGCCTTAAAAAAGCAATAGTACCGATTCTCTTAGTGGTAGCAGCATTAATTGTTGTAGACCTTTATGTAATAGATTTCAGTAATCTGTTTACCTATATTACAGAAACCTATGCACCCATAAATATTCTGCTTGTATTCCTTGCTTCGGAATCACTTTTAGGCCTTGTTCCGCCAGAGATTTTTATAGCGTGGAGCGATAAAATGCCACAGCCTTTGCTGTATTTAACCTTATTGGCAGCACTGTCATATATTGGTGGTATCATTTCATACTTTATTGGAAAATGGGTTTTTACCATTCCTCGTGTTTATGATTACATGGAGGGAAAGATGAAAAAACATTTAAAACACATTCGTAAATGGGGTGGTTTTTTAATTGTGGTTGGTGCTTTATTACCCATTCCTTTTTCCATGACCAGTATGGCCGCCGGGATGATTCATTATAAATTCAGAAACTATCTTTTGTTTGGCTTGCTTCGTTTTGTGCGCTTTTATCTGTATGCCATTGCCATATTCAGTTTGGTGTAG
- a CDS encoding YceI family protein → MSDNKKTTWKIDTAHSEINFKVKHMMISTVTGSFEKFDGKIETSEDDFKDAHFTFYAEIDSINTNNKDRDTHLKSDDFFGAENNPELTFKSKSFDGEKIVGTITIKGVSQEITMDANYNGTAVDPYGQTKAGFEFEGSLNRKDFGLTWSAVTEAGNVVVSDKVKLIASLQYIKQ, encoded by the coding sequence ATGAGTGATAACAAAAAAACAACTTGGAAGATTGACACCGCACATTCAGAAATCAATTTTAAGGTAAAGCATATGATGATTTCGACCGTGACCGGAAGTTTTGAAAAATTTGACGGAAAAATTGAAACGAGTGAAGATGATTTCAAAGATGCCCACTTTACCTTTTATGCTGAAATTGATTCAATAAACACAAATAATAAGGATAGGGATACACATTTAAAAAGTGATGATTTTTTCGGAGCGGAAAATAATCCAGAACTTACATTTAAATCCAAATCTTTTGATGGAGAGAAAATAGTGGGGACAATTACGATAAAAGGCGTTTCACAAGAAATAACGATGGATGCCAATTACAATGGAACTGCGGTGGATCCTTACGGCCAGACCAAAGCCGGCTTTGAATTTGAAGGCAGCCTAAACCGAAAAGACTTTGGGTTAACCTGGAGCGCCGTGACCGAAGCGGGAAATGTAGTAGTTAGCGATAAAGTAAAATTGATTGCTTCGCTACAATATATAAAACAATAA